A genomic window from Alkalihalobacillus sp. AL-G includes:
- a CDS encoding ABC transporter permease encodes MIYRLLKSPLFLSGFLFLLIGVGYSIYFEFVIKDSLPAFKELMDANGDGNLDNAPFEPSGKFPLGTDASGYPVQYKIIEGAKYTIGFALLITILRMLVSVVFALTMRRFLLKVQRVIKGLTNSFHFAPTSLIAFFLLAPMLIVFSWNFSETVQLIYMTVVLTLLAVPTLALLISSETNQIMSQEFIENTKVLGGGYFHILNKHVRPYLGPRLFIIFNQQMIQVLLIFAHLGVLGLYIGGTEVEGVRVEPNTANEAAQAQTLEGYSVSTSLSNEWGGLIASARKDVILYPWELYYPAAAFAITVLAFTIMLEGVKRATDQKLKVRSNRKNVMPIHQAPIVESDFKRPEKVPKAE; translated from the coding sequence ATGATATATCGTCTGTTGAAAAGTCCACTGTTCCTGTCTGGATTTTTATTTCTTCTCATCGGAGTAGGCTATAGTATTTATTTTGAATTTGTAATAAAGGATTCGTTACCTGCCTTCAAAGAATTGATGGATGCAAATGGGGATGGGAATTTAGATAATGCACCATTCGAACCGTCGGGGAAATTTCCGCTCGGTACGGATGCTTCCGGGTATCCAGTGCAATATAAAATCATTGAAGGAGCAAAGTATACGATCGGTTTCGCTTTATTGATCACCATACTACGTATGTTGGTTTCTGTTGTTTTTGCTTTAACGATGAGACGCTTTCTATTGAAGGTGCAAAGGGTCATCAAAGGATTGACGAATTCCTTCCATTTTGCACCGACGTCTCTCATCGCATTTTTCCTATTGGCACCGATGTTGATCGTGTTCAGTTGGAATTTCAGTGAAACCGTCCAGCTCATTTATATGACGGTTGTATTGACCTTGCTGGCTGTACCAACTTTGGCGTTATTGATATCAAGTGAGACGAATCAAATCATGAGCCAAGAGTTCATCGAAAACACGAAAGTTCTTGGCGGCGGCTATTTTCACATATTGAACAAGCATGTCCGTCCTTACCTAGGGCCAAGGCTTTTTATCATTTTCAATCAGCAGATGATACAAGTGTTGCTGATATTTGCACATTTAGGTGTTCTTGGCCTATACATAGGTGGAACAGAGGTTGAAGGGGTAAGGGTAGAACCGAATACCGCCAATGAAGCAGCTCAAGCACAAACTCTAGAAGGCTATTCGGTTTCCACCTCATTGTCGAACGAATGGGGTGGGCTGATTGCGAGTGCAAGGAAGGATGTCATTCTCTATCCTTGGGAGCTGTATTACCCGGCAGCTGCCTTTGCGATTACGGTCCTGGCGTTCACCATCATGCTGGAAGGAGTCAAACGAGCAACTGATCAGAAATTGAAGGTCAGATCAAATCGAAAGAACGTAATGCCAATACATCAAGCACCGATAGTCGAGTCAGATTTTAAGCGACCCGAAAAAGTTCCAAAAGCTGAATGA
- a CDS encoding alpha-glucosidase, giving the protein MEKRWWKESVVYQIYPRSFMDSNGDGIGDIQGVISKLDYLKNLGIDVIWICPIYQSPNADNGYDISDYKGIMEEFGSMEDFDQLLNEVHKRDMKLIMDLVINHTSDEHRWFIESQKSKDNPFRDYYIWRPGKNGKEPNNWESIFGGSAWEYDEKTDEYYMHLFATKQPDLNWENPDVRNDIYSMINWWLDKGIDGFRVDAISHIKKIAGLPDLPNPDKKTYVPSFEGHMNREGIDDFLTELKEKTFDHHDIMTVGEANGVHIKDAEKWVSEKNGYFDMIFQFEHINLWQKDKDTGFDLVQFKKILSRWQKGLEGRGWNALYLENHDQTRSVSAFGNDHTYHSQSAKALAVCYFLMHGTPYIYQGQEIGMTNVQFPSIEDYNDVGMLNFYHDGMESGKSHEELMEVIWTRGRDNSRTPMQWDSSVDAGFTSGKPWMHVNPNHTEINVEKQSGDPESILSFYKELIRIRKTYDVFVYGKYDLLLEDDPQIYAYTRTYQNEKAIIVTNLSDQKAEFSFEGRNKKTERNLIIANYPSNDHGEDKILLHPYEARVYLVK; this is encoded by the coding sequence ATGGAAAAACGATGGTGGAAAGAAAGTGTTGTATATCAAATCTATCCTCGAAGCTTTATGGATAGCAATGGTGATGGAATTGGCGACATTCAGGGCGTCATTTCAAAGCTGGATTACTTGAAGAATCTCGGAATTGATGTCATCTGGATCTGCCCGATCTATCAATCTCCGAATGCTGATAACGGCTATGATATTAGTGATTATAAGGGGATTATGGAAGAATTCGGATCAATGGAAGACTTTGATCAACTTCTTAATGAAGTCCACAAACGAGACATGAAATTGATTATGGATCTTGTGATCAACCATACATCTGATGAGCACCGATGGTTTATCGAGTCACAAAAATCCAAAGACAACCCGTTTCGCGACTACTACATTTGGCGACCTGGGAAAAATGGAAAGGAGCCAAATAACTGGGAATCGATTTTCGGTGGGTCCGCCTGGGAATATGACGAGAAGACGGATGAATATTATATGCATCTCTTTGCAACGAAACAACCAGACTTGAACTGGGAAAATCCCGATGTACGTAACGACATTTACTCTATGATCAACTGGTGGCTTGATAAAGGTATTGACGGGTTTCGAGTTGATGCGATCAGTCATATTAAAAAGATCGCTGGACTTCCCGATCTTCCAAACCCTGATAAGAAAACATACGTCCCCTCTTTCGAAGGTCATATGAACCGCGAGGGTATTGATGACTTTCTAACCGAACTTAAAGAAAAAACATTCGATCATCACGACATTATGACGGTTGGTGAAGCAAATGGGGTCCATATTAAGGATGCAGAAAAATGGGTGAGTGAAAAAAATGGATACTTCGATATGATCTTTCAGTTTGAACACATCAATCTCTGGCAAAAAGACAAGGACACCGGATTCGACCTTGTTCAGTTTAAAAAGATTTTATCAAGGTGGCAAAAAGGATTAGAAGGACGAGGTTGGAATGCCTTATATTTGGAAAACCACGACCAGACACGTTCAGTTTCAGCCTTCGGAAACGATCATACGTATCATAGCCAGTCTGCGAAGGCTCTTGCAGTCTGCTATTTTCTCATGCATGGTACTCCTTATATTTATCAAGGGCAGGAAATCGGCATGACGAATGTTCAATTCCCATCAATCGAAGACTACAATGATGTCGGTATGCTTAACTTTTACCATGATGGAATGGAATCAGGGAAGTCTCACGAGGAATTGATGGAAGTAATCTGGACTCGTGGCCGTGATAATTCACGTACACCAATGCAATGGGACAGTTCAGTTGATGCAGGATTCACTTCAGGAAAACCGTGGATGCACGTCAATCCGAACCACACCGAAATCAATGTAGAAAAACAATCTGGCGATCCAGAATCCATCCTATCTTTTTATAAAGAGTTGATCCGCATAAGAAAAACATATGATGTGTTCGTTTATGGTAAATACGACCTCTTGCTTGAGGATGATCCACAAATATATGCATATACCCGTACTTATCAAAACGAGAAGGCGATCATCGTTACGAACCTAAGTGACCAGAAAGCAGAGTTCTCATTTGAAGGCCGCAATAAGAAAACCGAGCGGAATTTGATCATTGCGAACTATCCTTCAAACGATCATGGAGAAGATAAAATTCTACTTCATCCATATGAAGCAAGGGTATACCTCGTAAAATAA
- a CDS encoding ABC transporter permease subunit produces the protein MRTFRVLSIEFVLTIVGIVLLGKLPYLFFNMKEFTDIKQMLDTGMLRNTLFINYFFEFNWERYWSAIIDTWDQLLHLSSLTYYTIGYYEPVFPEMWENYVYSIKVLGSAFLLGTLIAVIVTYLLMLCSNSMIRKVGQSIISAFQLIPDIFLILLMQFIIIYIYKTTDVLVFNILASYGDPAYGLPILCLTVLPTVFLIKTLILIYEEELEKRYVETAKAKGVKRSGILIVHIFRNALISMFNHSKMLLWFTLSNLLMLEVLFNIDGFTSFLWKAGTLNPHIFTVGLLMIFIPFFFIFVISGLLIANMTNKQEAVFE, from the coding sequence TTGCGTACGTTTCGTGTATTATCCATCGAATTTGTTTTGACCATCGTTGGTATCGTCTTGCTTGGAAAACTTCCATATTTGTTTTTTAACATGAAAGAGTTCACAGATATCAAGCAAATGTTGGATACAGGAATGCTTAGGAATACACTGTTCATCAATTATTTCTTCGAGTTCAATTGGGAGCGCTATTGGAGTGCAATCATCGATACTTGGGATCAGTTGCTTCATTTGTCTTCCTTGACTTATTATACAATCGGTTATTATGAACCTGTATTTCCGGAAATGTGGGAGAACTACGTTTATTCCATAAAGGTTTTAGGTAGTGCTTTTCTACTTGGAACTCTCATTGCTGTAATCGTCACATATTTGTTGATGCTTTGTTCGAACAGCATGATACGAAAAGTGGGTCAATCGATTATTTCAGCGTTCCAACTCATACCGGACATTTTCTTGATTTTGCTGATGCAATTCATCATCATCTACATTTATAAAACAACGGATGTACTAGTATTCAACATTCTAGCATCCTATGGGGACCCCGCTTACGGTTTGCCGATACTATGTTTGACCGTCTTGCCTACAGTATTTCTTATTAAAACATTGATACTCATTTATGAAGAGGAACTTGAAAAAAGATACGTTGAAACGGCTAAAGCCAAAGGTGTGAAAAGGAGTGGAATCCTTATCGTACATATTTTCAGAAACGCACTGATCAGTATGTTCAATCATTCGAAAATGCTGTTATGGTTTACGTTGTCCAATCTGTTGATGCTCGAAGTTTTGTTCAACATTGACGGATTCACATCTTTTCTTTGGAAGGCAGGTACATTAAATCCGCATATCTTTACAGTTGGCCTGTTGATGATTTTCATCCCTTTCTTTTTCATTTTCGTAATCAGTGGACTGTTGATCGCCAACATGACCAACAAACAGGAGGCGGTGTTTGAATGA
- a CDS encoding DUF4247 domain-containing protein, whose product MRRQFIGVSILVGLFLVLVGCGSTSILDIVSDKYPLEDVVESSTNPEDTARVFIAKDKSISKVSSFIQDKMEPGNASEIKDNKQVLVYNDYFVTLTTDENDPDNTVIEVASNGFVRDNYRPSFFNGFIAYYILDDILDVDDWGKRQSQRCVGKCYRGYNQSGGSYKGPTTPSSFRGSGNRGGGPGSGK is encoded by the coding sequence ATGAGAAGGCAATTCATAGGGGTCTCCATCTTGGTAGGTTTATTCCTCGTCCTGGTTGGCTGTGGTTCAACAAGTATCTTAGATATTGTTTCAGATAAGTACCCTCTAGAGGATGTCGTTGAAAGCAGCACAAATCCAGAAGATACTGCAAGAGTATTTATTGCGAAAGATAAAAGCATATCTAAAGTATCATCTTTTATCCAAGACAAGATGGAACCCGGTAATGCCAGTGAAATAAAGGATAATAAACAAGTATTAGTTTACAATGACTATTTTGTTACCTTAACAACAGATGAAAATGACCCAGATAATACCGTGATAGAAGTTGCTTCAAACGGTTTCGTACGTGATAATTACAGACCTAGCTTTTTTAACGGATTTATAGCGTATTACATACTAGATGATATATTAGACGTGGATGACTGGGGAAAGAGACAAAGTCAGCGTTGTGTCGGAAAATGTTATAGAGGCTATAATCAATCTGGAGGATCATATAAAGGGCCAACTACTCCTTCTTCCTTTCGAGGATCAGGAAATCGTGGTGGGGGTCCTGGATCAGGTAAATAA
- a CDS encoding amidase: MSILDMDALEIAERIKNRKITSEKATQTYINHLKVFNPSVNCLVEDRFSDAIEDAKMADRLLKDGKAEGQLFGVPISIKECFDVEGMKTTGGLLHRKNKTASKDAEVVSRLKAEGAIILGKTNTPSLCYYQETENPLYGRTNNPWDLNCTAGGSSGGEGALMAAGGAAVGLGADIGGSIRFPSHFNGVVGFKSGKDQVSQDGNYPHIEFEEQQRMLGIGGMGKSVRDIRLVDTIISKKRSGRIDLSSFEMLVPQYYTSPLGVETGRIIRNLKEEVASDFAVQQDNHVPLYEESALIWQQLMSMDGGHVLRQHLHDGKKRVSPYKEFVKAKLSRSEIHPYLSWAMIGMRLFKPSTKRMDAIRDHLKIGDEKLRAYYDRRILIMPVYHSPAPEHGLLYKELFSVQKTFLRYIPYIAYANVWGLPSLVVPIGESSKGLPISIQLMSRVGNEEALFQMGEILEDRFRGYQRCNAHDSSEVSSESSVQLA, encoded by the coding sequence ATGTCTATATTGGATATGGACGCACTGGAAATTGCTGAGCGAATTAAGAATCGGAAAATCACTTCAGAAAAAGCCACTCAAACCTATATCAATCATTTGAAGGTGTTCAATCCATCGGTCAATTGTCTTGTAGAAGATCGGTTCTCCGACGCAATAGAAGATGCAAAGATGGCCGATCGACTATTAAAGGATGGAAAGGCTGAAGGGCAACTATTCGGCGTACCGATCAGCATTAAGGAATGCTTTGATGTGGAAGGAATGAAGACGACGGGTGGCTTATTACATCGGAAAAATAAAACCGCTTCAAAAGATGCTGAAGTTGTAAGTAGACTGAAAGCAGAAGGGGCAATTATTTTAGGAAAAACAAATACACCTTCACTTTGTTATTATCAGGAAACCGAAAATCCGCTTTACGGACGAACGAATAATCCATGGGACCTGAATTGTACTGCCGGCGGATCGAGTGGAGGAGAAGGTGCTTTAATGGCAGCTGGTGGAGCAGCTGTCGGTCTCGGAGCTGACATTGGGGGTTCCATCCGTTTTCCATCCCATTTTAATGGTGTGGTCGGTTTTAAGTCTGGGAAGGACCAAGTATCGCAGGACGGGAATTATCCACATATTGAATTTGAGGAACAGCAAAGGATGCTTGGTATCGGAGGAATGGGGAAAAGTGTTCGAGATATCCGGTTAGTGGATACGATCATCTCAAAAAAACGATCTGGACGTATAGACTTAAGCTCATTTGAGATGCTTGTTCCCCAATATTATACATCTCCATTAGGCGTCGAAACAGGCCGTATCATCCGAAATTTAAAAGAAGAAGTTGCAAGTGACTTCGCAGTACAGCAAGATAATCATGTGCCATTATATGAGGAATCCGCGCTTATCTGGCAGCAACTTATGTCCATGGATGGCGGTCATGTATTACGGCAACATTTACATGATGGAAAAAAACGTGTCAGCCCTTATAAAGAATTTGTGAAGGCTAAGCTTTCTAGGTCTGAAATTCATCCATACTTATCGTGGGCTATGATAGGGATGCGTCTATTCAAACCATCTACGAAACGGATGGATGCGATTCGTGATCATTTGAAAATTGGTGATGAAAAGCTTCGAGCTTACTACGATAGACGAATATTGATCATGCCAGTCTATCATTCACCTGCCCCTGAACATGGACTTCTATACAAAGAATTATTTTCGGTTCAAAAGACATTTTTACGATATATTCCATATATTGCATATGCGAATGTATGGGGTCTCCCTTCCCTCGTTGTTCCGATAGGAGAAAGTTCTAAAGGATTGCCGATATCCATTCAACTTATGTCAAGAGTCGGTAATGAAGAGGCGTTATTCCAAATGGGAGAAATCCTTGAAGATAGATTTAGAGGATACCAACGCTGCAATGCACATGACAGTAGTGAAGTCTCATCAGAGTCATCCGTCCAATTAGCTTAG
- the sdaAA gene encoding L-serine ammonia-lyase, iron-sulfur-dependent, subunit alpha: protein MDIQSTADLLDYCHREQKSIAEAMIDQEHFKSGRSKQEIFDMMKERLVKMQNAVNEGLNDASEAPSGISGGDAVKMKAYIDAGDVLSGSIISDAMACSMATSESNARMGVIVATPTAGAAGILPGVLFSLHKNTNIDLDQLVMGLFTASMFGYIIANRSFISGAAGGCQAEVGSATAMAAGTIVELKGGSPEQAVHATAVAMKSLLGLVCDPVAGLVEVPCIKRNVIGTSIAFSSADMALAGIESRIPCDEVIDTMYDIGKNMPRQLRETALGGLAITPTGQKVKERLFSKKKLVKQLKGENSDESKRNGNGTEAASAVKKDKE from the coding sequence ATGGACATTCAATCTACAGCAGACCTACTGGATTATTGCCATCGTGAACAGAAGAGTATTGCTGAGGCAATGATTGACCAAGAGCATTTCAAGTCGGGTAGATCGAAGCAAGAAATCTTCGATATGATGAAGGAACGATTAGTGAAGATGCAAAATGCTGTAAATGAAGGGCTTAATGATGCGTCAGAAGCACCAAGCGGTATTTCTGGTGGTGATGCGGTGAAAATGAAGGCATACATCGATGCTGGAGATGTCCTTTCTGGGTCAATCATCAGCGATGCGATGGCATGTTCCATGGCGACATCTGAAAGTAATGCAAGGATGGGTGTCATTGTTGCAACACCAACTGCTGGGGCAGCTGGAATCCTCCCTGGTGTGCTATTTTCATTGCATAAAAATACGAATATTGATCTTGATCAACTGGTCATGGGCTTATTTACAGCAAGCATGTTCGGATACATTATCGCGAATCGTTCATTTATATCTGGGGCAGCAGGCGGATGCCAGGCAGAGGTAGGTTCTGCAACGGCGATGGCTGCTGGTACGATTGTAGAATTGAAAGGCGGTTCTCCAGAGCAAGCAGTCCATGCGACAGCAGTGGCGATGAAGTCATTGTTGGGTCTCGTTTGCGATCCGGTTGCGGGTCTTGTTGAAGTACCTTGCATTAAGCGGAATGTAATCGGAACGTCCATTGCCTTTTCTTCTGCGGATATGGCGCTTGCTGGAATCGAAAGCCGAATTCCATGTGATGAAGTAATCGATACAATGTATGATATAGGTAAAAATATGCCAAGGCAACTTCGTGAAACAGCACTCGGGGGACTCGCAATAACTCCCACGGGACAAAAAGTAAAAGAGCGTTTGTTTTCAAAGAAAAAGCTGGTCAAGCAGCTAAAGGGAGAGAATTCCGATGAATCTAAACGTAACGGCAATGGCACTGAAGCAGCTTCGGCAGTTAAAAAGGACAAAGAGTAA
- a CDS encoding serine dehydratase beta chain has product MGYNSCFDIIGPIMVGPSSSHTAGAVWIGRAIFEILGETPERVEITLFDSFAETFQGHGTDKALIGGLLGFDTEDERIKHAFDYAEEKNMLHTFILEESCNEFDHPNVAIIKAEKGNRTVETGGASVGGGLTEIFRIDGKNVQITISTNDDLKKIAKYIEE; this is encoded by the coding sequence ATGGGTTATAACAGTTGCTTTGATATTATTGGTCCGATTATGGTTGGACCGTCTAGCTCCCATACAGCTGGTGCAGTTTGGATCGGAAGAGCGATCTTTGAAATTCTTGGAGAAACACCAGAGCGGGTGGAAATTACTCTTTTTGACTCGTTTGCAGAAACGTTTCAAGGGCATGGTACGGATAAAGCTTTAATAGGTGGCTTGCTTGGGTTTGATACAGAGGATGAACGGATTAAGCACGCGTTTGATTATGCGGAGGAAAAGAATATGCTTCATACGTTCATTTTAGAGGAGTCTTGCAATGAGTTTGATCATCCGAATGTGGCAATCATAAAAGCTGAAAAAGGAAATCGAACGGTAGAAACTGGCGGAGCATCGGTTGGCGGCGGACTCACCGAAATCTTTCGCATCGACGGTAAAAACGTGCAGATAACAATAAGTACGAATGACGATCTGAAAAAAATCGCAAAGTATATAGAAGAGTGA
- a CDS encoding polyamine aminopropyltransferase, translating into MTDNNAIKSKRIYWASGIVSICGIIFEVLFGALGSYILGDGVKQYTLTISLFLTGMGIGSFLSERVMKKLIQAFIIIEFAVAFIGGFSAFLLFGVTAYLGSGSDAIFLYATILVIGTLTGLELPILIRKANEIGVQINKSTARVLFSDYAGGLIGGLLFLFLFRPQFGLVKTAFLVAIINIIVALWVLYTFRKEIAHLKAYSVMGGFILFLLIGGVMFGEEMAFSFEQKIYNDPIIYVEDTKYQHIILTKEQGDLRLYLNGQLQFSSSDEYRYHETLVHIPMSLAEPREDILVLGGGDGLALRELEKYQDTKEVTLVDLDPRMVKLAKNNPQLAQLNENSFENEKVHVVHEDAFDYMESAKGFYDVILVDLPDPNNESLNKLYTLEFYSLLRNHLAPGGMIMVQATSPVFARKVYWTIDETISGTGMYTENFHLDIPSFGNWGFVLAARKPIDISDIDINVDTKYLSTDLIPSLTKFGKDEDGTIANEDGEQVELKPNTLIRPNLIEKYERAWRNY; encoded by the coding sequence ATGACTGACAACAATGCAATCAAAAGTAAGAGAATCTACTGGGCATCTGGAATCGTATCAATTTGCGGCATTATATTTGAAGTGCTGTTTGGTGCTTTAGGTTCATATATACTTGGTGATGGTGTCAAACAATATACATTGACGATTTCGTTATTTCTGACTGGGATGGGAATCGGCTCTTTTTTAAGTGAACGAGTAATGAAAAAGCTGATTCAAGCTTTTATCATTATTGAATTTGCTGTTGCATTCATTGGCGGTTTTTCTGCGTTTCTATTATTCGGTGTAACCGCATATTTAGGCAGTGGCTCTGATGCTATCTTTTTATATGCGACGATTCTCGTCATTGGTACACTTACCGGGCTGGAGCTCCCGATCTTGATCCGTAAAGCAAATGAAATCGGTGTTCAGATCAATAAAAGTACAGCAAGAGTGCTCTTTTCAGATTATGCGGGAGGTTTAATCGGGGGCTTATTATTTCTTTTTCTCTTTCGACCCCAGTTTGGGTTGGTGAAAACAGCATTTCTAGTCGCCATCATCAACATAATCGTTGCCTTGTGGGTGTTGTATACATTCAGAAAAGAAATCGCCCATTTAAAGGCGTATTCGGTTATGGGCGGGTTTATTTTATTCCTGCTTATCGGAGGTGTAATGTTTGGTGAAGAGATGGCTTTTTCTTTTGAACAAAAGATATATAATGATCCGATCATCTATGTAGAAGATACAAAATATCAACATATAATTTTAACGAAAGAACAAGGGGATTTAAGGTTATATTTAAATGGTCAGCTTCAATTTAGCTCATCTGATGAATACCGTTATCACGAAACACTTGTACATATACCGATGTCTTTAGCTGAACCACGAGAAGATATTCTAGTTTTGGGAGGCGGGGACGGACTTGCATTGAGAGAGCTTGAAAAATATCAAGATACAAAGGAAGTCACCCTTGTCGACCTTGACCCTCGAATGGTTAAGCTTGCAAAAAACAATCCTCAACTCGCTCAGTTGAATGAAAATTCATTTGAAAATGAAAAAGTTCATGTTGTTCATGAAGATGCATTTGATTACATGGAAAGTGCAAAAGGATTTTATGACGTTATTCTCGTCGACTTGCCGGACCCGAACAATGAGAGCTTAAACAAACTATATACGTTAGAATTTTACTCGTTGCTTCGAAATCACCTAGCTCCTGGTGGAATGATAATGGTACAAGCAACTAGTCCGGTTTTTGCTAGAAAAGTGTACTGGACAATTGATGAAACGATAAGTGGAACAGGCATGTATACAGAGAATTTTCATCTTGATATACCGAGTTTTGGTAACTGGGGATTTGTACTGGCAGCTAGAAAACCGATTGATATTAGCGATATTGATATTAATGTTGATACGAAATATTTATCTACGGACCTGATTCCGTCGTTAACAAAGTTTGGGAAGGATGAAGATGGTACGATTGCCAATGAGGATGGAGAACAGGTCGAGCTAAAACCGAATACTTTAATTCGCCCCAATTTAATTGAAAAGTATGAACGAGCATGGCGAAATTATTGA
- a CDS encoding DUF899 family protein — MKAQTVQEEIQELEKELLAKKKRLAELRKELSEDKVENYRFRTSENEEVTLLELFGDSDEIIVVHNMGKGCNYCTLWADGFNGVYRHMIERAPFVVSTPDDPDIQKTIAAERDWKFPLVSTKGTTFKEDMGFANGTSTRPGVSSFRKDENGDVYHHASAPLGPGDDFCAVWHLFDLLPNGSGDFQPK; from the coding sequence ATGAAAGCACAAACTGTACAAGAAGAAATCCAGGAACTTGAGAAAGAATTGTTAGCGAAGAAAAAGAGGTTGGCAGAACTTCGTAAAGAATTATCTGAGGACAAGGTAGAGAATTATCGATTCAGAACATCTGAAAATGAGGAGGTTACTCTTTTAGAACTATTCGGGGATAGTGATGAAATCATTGTTGTTCATAACATGGGGAAAGGCTGCAACTATTGTACGTTGTGGGCAGACGGATTCAACGGGGTTTACCGTCACATGATCGAAAGGGCTCCATTTGTTGTCAGTACACCTGATGATCCGGATATACAAAAGACAATTGCCGCAGAACGTGATTGGAAGTTTCCATTAGTTTCAACGAAGGGTACTACTTTTAAAGAAGACATGGGCTTTGCAAATGGAACTTCTACAAGGCCAGGTGTGTCAAGCTTCCGAAAAGATGAAAATGGAGATGTATATCACCATGCGAGTGCACCGTTAGGACCAGGGGATGACTTTTGTGCTGTATGGCACTTATTTGACCTTTTACCGAACGGTTCGGGGGACTTCCAACCGAAGTGA
- a CDS encoding PspA/IM30 family protein yields MFNLFKRVRTMVSSELNSALDKAEDPVKLLDQYMREMAADIREAETAVAKQIANEKMLKKKYEDARSLVEKREKQAIQALESGNDDLARRALEDKQKHSQQADTLLGAHTQAKSDADSLRERLADMKEEYDQMNLKKDSLKARAESAKTKTKINRTMSNIGSDESRQGFNRMEEKVLHYEAEAETSDDLRSSNKSLDDEFEAMNTEDSVNDELAELKKKLGKE; encoded by the coding sequence ATGTTCAATTTATTTAAAAGAGTCCGTACGATGGTGTCTTCCGAGTTGAATTCAGCCCTTGATAAAGCTGAAGATCCAGTAAAATTACTTGATCAGTATATGCGGGAAATGGCTGCTGATATCCGGGAAGCAGAAACAGCGGTCGCTAAACAAATTGCAAATGAAAAAATGTTAAAGAAAAAGTACGAAGATGCTCGGAGTCTTGTTGAAAAAAGAGAAAAGCAGGCTATCCAGGCTCTTGAATCAGGAAATGATGATCTTGCCCGACGAGCACTTGAGGATAAACAAAAGCACAGTCAACAGGCTGACACATTACTTGGTGCCCATACTCAGGCGAAATCAGATGCGGATTCGCTACGAGAAAGATTAGCTGACATGAAAGAAGAATATGACCAGATGAATCTGAAAAAAGATTCACTAAAAGCTAGGGCGGAATCTGCCAAAACAAAAACCAAAATAAATCGAACTATGTCGAACATTGGCAGCGACGAATCTCGTCAAGGGTTTAACCGTATGGAAGAGAAAGTACTACACTATGAAGCGGAAGCAGAAACAAGTGATGACCTTCGCTCTTCAAATAAATCTCTAGATGATGAATTTGAAGCTATGAATACTGAAGATAGTGTAAACGATGAGTTAGCGGAGTTGAAGAAAAAATTAGGGAAAGAGTAA
- a CDS encoding iron-sulfur cluster biosynthesis family protein — protein MNLNVTAMALKQLRQLKRTKSKVLRIDAEMQGGCGTMMRFKLIEDEPRKSDMVIKAEGIDFFVDLFTKRNLDEELTLDYDEHDGFLFESEWGPMGLECHLA, from the coding sequence ATGAATCTAAACGTAACGGCAATGGCACTGAAGCAGCTTCGGCAGTTAAAAAGGACAAAGAGTAAGGTTCTTCGAATAGATGCCGAAATGCAAGGCGGCTGTGGAACGATGATGCGTTTCAAGCTTATAGAGGATGAGCCACGAAAGAGCGATATGGTCATCAAAGCTGAAGGAATAGACTTTTTCGTCGATCTCTTTACAAAACGAAATTTAGATGAAGAGTTGACATTGGATTACGATGAACATGATGGATTCCTGTTCGAATCAGAATGGGGTCCTATGGGACTTGAATGTCATCTCGCTTAG
- a CDS encoding DUF350 domain-containing protein: MNPYILTLLYFIVAVVIVVVGLIIFELITTKYKDWDEIERGNSAVALSIGGKIIGICVILAFSIYNNDTILSTAIWGGYGVVLQMVAYYLFDFLARKIPIESEMKKGNIAVGIISLCVSIGLAFVVGASIT, encoded by the coding sequence ATGAATCCTTACATTTTAACATTATTGTATTTTATTGTAGCTGTCGTAATTGTGGTAGTCGGACTTATCATATTTGAACTAATCACGACAAAGTACAAAGATTGGGATGAAATTGAACGAGGAAATTCTGCTGTTGCCTTATCGATAGGTGGAAAAATAATAGGTATTTGTGTCATCTTAGCGTTCTCTATCTACAATAATGACACTATACTTTCGACGGCTATTTGGGGCGGTTATGGAGTCGTCCTGCAAATGGTTGCTTATTACTTGTTTGATTTTCTGGCGCGTAAGATTCCGATTGAATCGGAAATGAAAAAAGGGAACATTGCTGTTGGGATTATCTCCTTATGTGTCTCAATCGGTTTAGCGTTTGTAGTCGGTGCGTCCATCACTTGA